In the genome of candidate division WOR-3 bacterium, one region contains:
- a CDS encoding ZIP family metal transporter, with protein sequence MELIEKIFLDLSLGGNKVILGLLGGLVISFLNLLGALLIFFFTKPSQKLIDTLLGFAAGVMLAASFTSLILPGIEKGGIIPVLIGILLGSFILDLGDHIIPHIHPVLGKEGVKTERLKGIWLFIIAITIHNMPEGLAVGIGFGSGNIKDAIILMLAIGIQNIPEGFSVSVSALEAGFGKRFYAAITGIRSGLIEIPLAIFGAWLISIAKPILPYAMGFAAGAMIYVISDEIVPETHRKGHERLATFGTVLGVVIMLFLDVTLK encoded by the coding sequence ATGGAATTGATTGAAAAAATATTTTTAGATTTATCACTGGGAGGAAATAAAGTAATTCTCGGACTTCTTGGTGGTTTAGTTATTTCCTTTTTAAATTTGTTAGGTGCTCTTTTAATTTTTTTCTTTACCAAACCCTCTCAGAAATTGATTGATACTCTTCTTGGATTTGCTGCAGGTGTTATGCTTGCAGCAAGTTTTACAAGTTTGATTTTACCTGGGATTGAGAAGGGTGGAATTATTCCTGTTCTTATTGGAATATTGCTTGGTTCTTTTATTCTTGATTTAGGTGACCATATTATACCTCATATACATCCTGTATTAGGAAAAGAAGGTGTTAAAACTGAAAGGTTAAAGGGTATATGGCTTTTTATAATTGCCATAACAATTCATAATATGCCAGAGGGTCTTGCTGTTGGAATTGGTTTTGGATCAGGTAATATAAAGGATGCTATTATTTTGATGCTTGCCATTGGAATTCAGAATATTCCGGAAGGTTTTTCAGTTTCGGTTTCTGCACTTGAAGCTGGATTTGGTAAAAGGTTTTATGCAGCGATAACAGGAATAAGGTCGGGTTTGATTGAGATTCCTCTTGCTATTTTTGGAGCCTGGCTTATCAGTATTGCAAAGCCTATTTTGCCTTATGCCATGGGTTTTGCAGCTGGTGCCATGATTTATGTTATTAGTGACGAGATTGTGCCAGAAACCCACAGAAAAGGTCATGAAAGATTAGCCACCTTTGGAACCGTCCTTGGTGTTGTTATAATGCTTTTTCTGGATGTGACCCTTAAATAA